Within the bacterium genome, the region TCTCGAGTCGCTGGTCCTGGCGCGCCCTTTCTACGCCGACGACACGGCCTGGGGCTTCGAGGCCCAGGCCTGGGACCGGCGCTTCGAGCCGCGCTTCTACCTGAGCCAGGCGGGGCCCGCGGGGGACGGCGGCGAAGAGCGCCTTTACACGTGGCTGCCCGTTTCCGAGGAGAGCTTCTCCATCTCCTGGTCCCGGCGCGTCAGCCGAGAGGGCGGAGCGCGCATCTGGCGCCTGGGGCTGGGTGTGTACGTCGAGGACAGGAATTATTCCCCGACCGCCGAGATCGAGTTGTCCGACGGGCGGCGCGTGGGCCGCGAGCTGATCTTCGAGGAGGCCTGTCCGGCCATCTGCCGGGAGAGCGGCCGCTCCGTGCGGCCCATCGTCGTGATCGAGACCCGCGGGCGCACGTGGGCCGCGGAGGAATTCGTGCTGCACTACGGTCCCACCGAGGATCTCTTCATGGAGCCATGGTGGCGCTTGACCGCGGGGCCCGCCCTGGCCGCCCTGGGGAGCGACCGCGAACGCTTCGTCTGGGATCTGCTGGCGCGCGACTGGTCGCGGGCGGGACCCGGTTTCCTCTACACGGAGCTGATCGGGTCCGGCAGCCTGGGCAGCGCGCGCAACCGTTTCCTGTCGCTGGACGCCACCGCCGGCTGGCTGGTGCATACGGGGCGCGACGACGTGTCGCGGCTGGTGGTCGAGGCGGCGCACGGTTCGGACCTGGAGGGAACCGACGCCTTCGTGCTCGGGTTGACACGCGGGCTGCGCAGCATGGAGTATGACGGCATGGCGGGCGACCGCCTGCTGCGCTGGAACGCAGAGCACGCGCACATCATACCCGGCGAGCTGATCGGTTTCTATCGCGTGGGCCTGGCCGCCTTCTATGCGGGCGGCGCGGCCTGGTGGGACGGCGAGACGCCAGGCCTCGCACGGACCCGTCACGAGGCGGGCTTCGGCCTGCGTTTCGGACCCACACGCTCCGCGCGCGCAGACCTGGCGCGGCTGGATCTGGCCTGGCCCCTGAACGATGGCGGCGGCGGTCCCAAGCTCACCGTCGTCACCAGGGGCTTCTTCTAGGAGTCGATTTGAGAGCCGCCCGCTTCGTGGCCAAGAACACCCTGCTGATGTCGCTCGGTCTCTTCGCCGGACGCATCCTCGCCTTCTTCATCTTCCGCAAGCTGACCGGCGAGGCGGAGACGGTCGGCACGGGCGTGTGGGGCGTGGCCGTCGATCTCTCGTCCATGGCCCTGACCGTCGCCAACTTCGGCCTCGTGGTGCTGATCACCCGCGAGATCGTCAAGGACCGCGCCAATACCTGGTCCATCCTCTGGGCCGCCCTGCGCATACGCTGGCTGCTGAGCCTGTTGATCTACGCGCTGCTTGTCGTCTACGTGTTCGCCACCGGCTACGACGGGCCCACCCGCCTGGTGGTCCTGATCATGGCCCTGGGCGTAGTGCTCGAGGCCACGGGCATGGCCTGCGACTCGGTGCTGCAGGGACACGAGAAGGTGGAGCACCAGACCACCAGCCAGCTCGTCTCGGCCGTGGTCTACTTCGTCCTGGGCTGGTGGTGGCTGGAGGCGGGCTACGGCATCGTCGGCGTGGCCTGGGCCAACGTGCTCTGCCGCCTGGCGAGGCTGATGGTCCTGGTGCCCCTGATGGTGCGACACTGCGGCCCCTGGCGACGGCCGGCGCCCGGCCAGGGCATGGGTTTGCTGTGGCTGGCGAAGCTGGGTGTGCCCGTCTTCATGGCCACCACCTTCGGCATCGTTTCCTACAAGATCGATACCGTGATGATCATGGAGATACTGGGCAAGCTGGGCGCCGGCATCTACACCATCGGGCACCGTCCGCTCGACCTGCTGCTGATCATCCCGAGCATCTTCGCCATGGCGCTCTTCCCTTCGTTGCAGCGCTACCGGGAGCAAGCCAAGGCGGGGGCGGACGAGGACGTGGAGCGCATGGGGGAGCGGGCCCTGCGCTACCTGAACCTGCTGATCCTGCCGCTGACCCTGTTCTGCATCCTCGCCGCGGGGCCGATCATCAGGACCATCGCCACGAGCTCCGATCTGGAGCCGTCGGTCTCCGTCTTCCGGATCGTCATCCTGGGTCTGCCCGTGCAGGCCCAGAGCCACATCTACAACCGCCTGCTGATGACCGTGGGGCGCGAGAAAGTGTTCGTGCGCATCGCCTTGACGGTCCTGTTGACCAACGTCGTGATGAACCTGCTGCTCATCCCCGTGCTCAAGTGGCACGGCGCCGCCATGACCACGGTGCTGAGCCTCCTGATCGGCTACCTGCAGCATCGCTGGTACGTGGGCCGGGCCGGCCTGCGCGTGCCCGCGCTGCGGGGCCTGCTGGGAACCGGCGCGGCGCTGGCGGCCGCCTGGTTCGGCGCGGTGGCCCTCGCGCACCTGGCCGCGCCCGGGTGGCACGTCACGTGGCGGGCGTTGCCGGCCGAGGGCGTGCTGCCGTTCGCGGCCATGACCCTGCTGACGGGCGCGCTGTACGTGGCGGCGTTGTTCACCCTGAAGGTCGTGGGCCGTGCGGACGTGGAGATGGTGCGCGGCGTGCTGCCGGGGGGCGGCGATGAGTGACCGGCGGACGGCGCTCAGAAGTCGAGCGTGGTCAGGCCCTCGCGCAGGGCGAACTTGGTAAGGTCGGCCACGTTGCGCAGGCCGAGCTTGTTCATCAGGCGCAGGCGGTGGGTCTCGACGGTCTTGGCGCTGATGCTCAGGGCCTCGGCGGTGTCGCGCGTGGATTTGCCCTCGGCGATCATCTGCAGCACCTCGCGTTCGCGATTGGTGAGCAGGGAGAGGCTCGACTTCGGCTCCCCGCGGTCGTGCAGGAAATCCTCCAGCACGGTGCCGGTGATGGCCGGGCTCAGGTAGTACTTGTCCTCCATGACCATGCGGATGGCCAGGACCAGCTCGTCCAGGGCGCAATCCTTGAGCAGGTATCCCGAGGCGCCGGCGCGCAGCATCTCGAGCACGAAGTTCTGGTCGCTGTGCACCGAGAGGGCGAGCACCTTCACGCCCCGGCAGTGCTTGGTGATCTTGCGCGAGGCCTCGATGCCGTTCTGTTCCGGCATGTTGATGTCCATGATGACCACGTCGGGATCCAGCTTGCGCGTCAGGTCGAAGGCCTGGATGCCGTTTACGGCCTCGCCGACGACCTCCATGTCCTCCTGCAGCCCCAGCAGGGCCTTCAGCCCTTCGCGCAGGAGTTGGTGATCGTCGGCCAGCAGTATCGTGATGCTCATGTCGGCGGGTATCCTCCATCGGAGTCGAGGCCGTGTTCGTACTGAGGCCAGGTGCCGGACCGCGGTGTGCCATGCCTTGGATACGCTTCAATATACGCGAAGCGTCCGGACAACCCAAGCGTTCTCACGCGCCGGGACCGCCGCCGCCGCCGGTATGCCCCGCGGAACGGACCTTGCCAGATGCCCCTGCACGGACCTAGATTGCAGGTTCTCGGGGCTGGTGACGAGGAGGCTGGTTTCGGCATGGTTCATCGCACATCGACATCGTTGAGCGTCCTGGTCGCGGCGGCGCTGCTGATCGGCGGTTGCGGCACGTCCGAGACGACGCACGTCCCCGACCCCGTGCCGGGCGAGCAGAATCTCTTCGACGGGCTGGTCTTCGGGAGCGCCGACGCCTTCGATATCGTCACCTGGAACCTGGAGAACTTCCCCGCCAACGACGCCAATCCCCCCCTGTCGGTGAAATACGCCGCGCACGCGGTGCGGGCCATGGACGCCGATCTGATCGCCCTGCAGGAGATCGTGAGCGGGACGAGCTTCGCGGCCCTGCTGGATTCGCTGCCGGGATGGTCGGGATACCGGGCCGTGGGCGCGCCCTACGACCAGAACCTGGCCTATCTCTGGCGCGAGGCCACCGTGTCGGTGGCGGTGGATCCCTACACCATCTACAACGGCGAGTACAGCGCCTTCCCGCGCCGGCCCCTGGTGCTGGAGTGCAGCTTTGCCGGACAGACCCTGGTGATCGTCAACAACCACCTGAAATGCTGCGGCGACAACGTCATCGACGAGGAGGACGAGGACGACGAGGAATACCGTCGCCGGCTGGCCGTCGGCCTGCTGGACACCTGGATCCGCGTCGAACATCCCGGCGACGCCGTGATCGTCCTGGGCGACCTCAACGACCGTCTGACCGACGCGCCCGCCGCCAACGTGTTCAGCGTCCTCCTGGACGCGCCCGGCGACTACCTGTTCACCGACATGAGCCTCGCCGAGGGCAGCTCTATCAACTGGTCCTTCAAATACAGCAGCCACATCGACCACATCCTGGTGACCGACGAGCTCTTCGGACACCTCGCCCACGCCGCCGCCGAGGTCCGGACGTTCCACATGGACAGCTACCTGGAATCGGGCTGGGGCGAGTACGAGACCAACCTCAGCGATCACCTGCCCGTCGGATTGAAGCTCCCGCTGGCGCCCTGATCCGTTTCTTCACCCTCCACCCGGCCCCTCCTCTCGGGTCCTCCCGTTTCCCTGCGCGTATCGTCGTGTCTCCGGCGGCCTACAGTCCGGGATTCCCTCGAACCTCGCGCAGAAATCCCACTCAAGTTTATCGCGGTCGCGGCCGATATATGAAACGAATCGCCATGGAAGGCGATGGATAAGGCCAGTAGGCCGGAAAGGAGTCTGTCATGGCCATAGAGGCGATTGGGGCGCGGCCCCACATGATGCTCCATCCGGCTCTGCAATCTCGGGATGGTCCAACGTCCCCCGAGACGCAGGCCGGAGACATCAGTGTGACTCCCAAGTCGGAGAAGACGTCCGACGGCGAGTCCGGTGGTGACGGCGGTCGTACGGAGCTGCACGGACGCAGCCACGTGCAACAGACGCTGCATCACCTGGATCAATCCGTGAGGCAGCGGATCAAGGAGGCCCTACAGGAGACCGAATTCGA harbors:
- a CDS encoding flippase; protein product: MRAARFVAKNTLLMSLGLFAGRILAFFIFRKLTGEAETVGTGVWGVAVDLSSMALTVANFGLVVLITREIVKDRANTWSILWAALRIRWLLSLLIYALLVVYVFATGYDGPTRLVVLIMALGVVLEATGMACDSVLQGHEKVEHQTTSQLVSAVVYFVLGWWWLEAGYGIVGVAWANVLCRLARLMVLVPLMVRHCGPWRRPAPGQGMGLLWLAKLGVPVFMATTFGIVSYKIDTVMIMEILGKLGAGIYTIGHRPLDLLLIIPSIFAMALFPSLQRYREQAKAGADEDVERMGERALRYLNLLILPLTLFCILAAGPIIRTIATSSDLEPSVSVFRIVILGLPVQAQSHIYNRLLMTVGREKVFVRIALTVLLTNVVMNLLLIPVLKWHGAAMTTVLSLLIGYLQHRWYVGRAGLRVPALRGLLGTGAALAAAWFGAVALAHLAAPGWHVTWRALPAEGVLPFAAMTLLTGALYVAALFTLKVVGRADVEMVRGVLPGGGDE
- a CDS encoding response regulator transcription factor, with the translated sequence MSITILLADDHQLLREGLKALLGLQEDMEVVGEAVNGIQAFDLTRKLDPDVVIMDINMPEQNGIEASRKITKHCRGVKVLALSVHSDQNFVLEMLRAGASGYLLKDCALDELVLAIRMVMEDKYYLSPAITGTVLEDFLHDRGEPKSSLSLLTNREREVLQMIAEGKSTRDTAEALSISAKTVETHRLRLMNKLGLRNVADLTKFALREGLTTLDF
- a CDS encoding endonuclease/exonuclease/phosphatase family protein, with amino-acid sequence MVHRTSTSLSVLVAAALLIGGCGTSETTHVPDPVPGEQNLFDGLVFGSADAFDIVTWNLENFPANDANPPLSVKYAAHAVRAMDADLIALQEIVSGTSFAALLDSLPGWSGYRAVGAPYDQNLAYLWREATVSVAVDPYTIYNGEYSAFPRRPLVLECSFAGQTLVIVNNHLKCCGDNVIDEEDEDDEEYRRRLAVGLLDTWIRVEHPGDAVIVLGDLNDRLTDAPAANVFSVLLDAPGDYLFTDMSLAEGSSINWSFKYSSHIDHILVTDELFGHLAHAAAEVRTFHMDSYLESGWGEYETNLSDHLPVGLKLPLAP